Below is a genomic region from Bifidobacteriaceae bacterium.
GGTCCGGGCTTAGCCCGGTGGCGTCCGCGATCTGCTGCTTGACCGACGCGATTGTGTCGGATGCACGGGCCTCGATGCACTGGCTCTCGCCGTTGGGCAAACGGACATACACGCCGTAAGCCGGTTCCTCTTCCTCGACGGGCTCTTCCTCGACGGGGTCGCCTTCGAGCCGCAACTCCAGCTGCAGGGTCGCTTCCTTCTGGATGTTGTAGTCCTGGAGCGTCCGGCCGTCTTCCAGGTACTTCCCGCCGAATGTCAGGTCAAGCCGGTCCGCCGGCACCCCCGTCAGCGCCTGAATCTTCTCCTTGACGGATTCGATCGTGTCGGCGTTCTCAACCTCCAAGGTGATGGTCTTGTGGTCCAGCGTCTTGACGAATATCTGCACGGCGGCTCTCCCTCGATGGTCTGTTATCCCGGTTCAAGCGATCAGAACGGTCATCGCCTCGGAAGACGCGCGGCATTCGCCCGCGGCCGGGCCCGGTTCGGATCGCCTTTGTGCCAACGGCTTTCGGCGCGTCGGCATTCCCGGAGGCGGCCGTGGAGCCCCAAGGCCGGGCGTGGTGAGGGGGAGATTAATTCAGGCGGCCGTGGGGTCCGCGTCGGCGTCCGGGGTCTTGGCCTGGGCCTTCGTCGCGGCCGTCTCGCGGGACGCGGCAGCCGCGGCGGCGATCGACGCCAGCGTGGCCTTGGCCTCCGGCGGCGTCTGGGCGAGCACCAAAGCGCCGTTGCCGTCGCCTGAGGGGCCACCGCCGTTGCCGCGGGCGTCGGAGCGATCCGACCCGGCGGCATCGGCGCCCTTCTTCCGGTGCTTCTTGCCGCCGCGCTTCTTGCGCTTCGATCCGCCGTCGCCGCCGTCCGCGCTGGAACCGCCGGAGCCCCCGGAGCCCGAACCCGAGCCTCCGTGCGAGCGCTCCACCGGATCGGCGTGGACAATGAATCCCCGGCCGCCGCAGGCCTCGCAGGTCTCGGAGAAGGCCTCCACGAGGCCCTGGCCAACCCGTTTGCGGGTCATCTGGACCAAGCCGAGCGACGTCACCTCGGCCACCTGGTGGCGGGTGCGGTCGCGGGCCAGCGCTTCGACCAGGCGCCGCAGCACCAGATCGCGGTTCGATTCGAGAACCATGTCGATGAAGTCGATCACAATGATCCCGCCGATGTCCCGCAGCCGCAGCTGCCGCACGATCTCCTCCGCGGCCTCCAGGTTGTTGCGGGTGACGGTCTCCTCAAGGGTGCCGCCAGCCCCGGTGAACTTGCCGGTGTTGACGTCGATCACGCTCATCGCCTCGGTCCGGTCGATCACCAGCGAGCCGCCGGAGGGCAGCCAGACCTTGCGGTCCATGCCCTTCGCCAACTGCTCGTCGATCCGGTCCGCGGCGAACACGTCCTGATCTGAGGTCCAGCGCTCAACGCGGTCGCACAGTTCCGGCGCGACCTCTTGCAGGTAGCCGCTGATGTCGTCCCAGGCCTGGGGGCCGGAGACGGTCAGGGAGGTGAAGTCGGCGTTGAAGATGTCCCGCACCACGCGGATGGCGAGGTCCGGTTCGCCCTTCAAAAGCGCGGGGGCCTGCGCGGTGGCGGCCTTTTGCTGGATCTTCGCCCAGGCGGCGGCCAGCCTCTCGACGTCCGCGCGCAGTTCCGCGTCAGAGGCGCCCTCGGCGGCCGTCCGGACGATCACGCCGGAGCCGTCCGGCACGATCTCCTTGAGCAGTTTCTTCAGCCGCTGGCGTTCCGCCTCCGGCAGTTTGCGGGAGATGCCCGTCATGGACCCGTCCGGCACGAACACCAGGTAACGCCCGGCCAATGTGATCTGCGAGGTCAGGCGGGAGCCCTTGTGGCCGATTGGGTCCTTGGTGACTTGCACCATGACCGCGTCTCCGGAGGACAGGGCCTGCTCTATCCGGCGGGGCTGGCCCTCCAGGCCGGCCGCGTCCCAGTTGACCTCGCCCGCGTAGAGGACGGCGTTGCGCCCCCGGCCGATGTCCACGAACGCCGCCTCCATTGACGGCAGCACGTTTTGGACCCGCCCCAGGTAGACGTTGCCCACCATGGAATGCTGCGTCCGCCGGGCCACGTAATGCTCGACGAGCACGCCGTCCTCCAGGACCGCGATCTGGGTGCGGCCGTCCCGTTCCCGGACCACCATGCGGCGTTCGACCGATTCGCGCCGGGCCAAGAACTCAGCCTCGGTGATTTGGATGCGCCGCCGCCCGGTCTCGCGGCCTTCTTTGCGGCGCTGGCGCTTGGCTTCCAGACGCGTCGACCCCGCCAGCGCGGTGACCCCTTCGCCCGCGCTTTCCCCGCCGGCTTCGCCTTTGCGGCCGGTCCGGGTGCGCCGCCGGCGCCGCCGCGAACCGGACTCTTCTCCCTCTTCGGCCGCCTCGGCCGGTTCGCCCTGCCCGGCGCCCTCGGCCCCGCCCGCCGGCTCGGCTTTCGGTCCGCGGGCGCTTTTCCCGCCGGTGCCCGATGCCGTTCGCTCGTCGCCCGTTTCCGCCTCGCCAAGGCCCGAACCGGCTTTGGCGGCCCCGCGACCGCGTCCGCCGCGGCCCGTCGAACGCGCGCGGCCGGCTGTTTCGCCGGCTTTGCCGGCGCTGGGCGGCGCCGCCGCGCCGGCGTCGGCCAACTCGTCAGCCGCTAGGTCCTCGTCCGGTTCGGCCGCGCGGCGCCGGGTGGGGGACGGGGACAGCACCGGGGCTTGGAAGAGAAGCGCCGCCATGGGCGGACGCCCGCCCACCGGCGCGGGCGGCTCGCCCGCGGCCGTCTGGGGGTCGGCCTGGTCGGCCGGAGGCGGCGAATCAGCCGCCGTGCCCGCCTTGGCCCGGCGCGAGCGGCTGGAGCCGGCTTTGGCCACCACGGGCGTAGCGGCGGCAGTGGCCGCCGAAGCCTGGTTCGGCTCCGGCGTGCCCGCCGGGGCCTTCGCCCGCCGCGACCGGCTGGGCTGGACAGCGGGCTCAGCCGCGGCCGGGTGAGCGTCTGGCCCTGCCTCAGCGGCTGGCGCCGGTTGGCCCGCGGGCGCCTTGGCCCGCCGTGACCGGCTGGCTGGCTTCTCGGGTTGGCCGGGCGTCAGGGCGGCGGCGACCGCCGCCGCGAGACCCCGGTCGGCGCCGGGTTCAAGCGCTTCGCCCCCTGCGGGCTGGGCCGCCGCTTTGGCCCGCCGTGAGCGGGCGGCTCGGCTCGGGGCCTGGTCTGCGGCCCGCGCCTGGTCCGGCTCGGGCGCCGAATCCCTCGCGGGCGCTTGGTCCGCTGCGGGCGTCTGGCTCATTGCCGGTGCCGTGTCCGGCGCACTCGCTTTGTCCAAAGCGAATTGGCCCACTGCGAATTGGCCCGCCGCGGGTTGGCCCGCCGGCGCCCCGGCCCTGCGCGACCGGCTGGGTCGGCCTTTGGGCTGGTCTGCCGTGAGAGCGGCGGCGACCGCCGCCGCCAAGTCCGGGGCTGGCCCTGAGGCGCCCGCCGAGTCCGCGCCGGGCGCCGCCGCCTCGGGCGTTCCCCGCCCCGCCGCGGCCTTGGCCCGCCGTGAGCGGGCCGACCCGGAAGCCTTGGCGGCTTTGCCGCCGTCTTCGGCGAGACGCTCGGAATGCTTGGATTCGGCGGCGCTGAGGTCGACCAGCTGGTCCAGCGCTTTGAAATCGGGCGCCGCTTGGGCGCGCGTCGCGCGCCTGGGTGCGCGCTTGGGCATTTCAGGCAGCTCGATTGGAAGCTGCGGTTGTTCTTCAGACACGAATACTCCATGGCGCCGCCAGGACACCACGCCCTGACCGGCGGCTGCCGGTTGTAGCACGACCCCCGCCCGCTATGGGCGAGTGAGCCGTGTAAGCCTCTTACGGTCTGATGCCTACGTCCGCATCCGGGAGAAGGGGTCCGTCACGGCCCCTGCCTCGACCGAATACTCACCTTGGGCCAGCCGGGTCGCACGGGGTGGCGATCCAATTTCAAGGCCGTGCGCCACAAGGGCGGCGATGACATCGTCTGGTCTGACGGCAGGCGTGGCATGCCGCAAAACCACGTCCAGTATGGCACACGACGGCTCGAAACCAGTCGCCGCCACGGCGTCCGCCTGCAAAGCCAGTGTGTTTCCGCGCACTTCGACCTCGCGGTTGGGCTTGGCGTCCCCGCGTCCGGGGCGGGGGCGCGCAGGTTTGGAGCCCGGTCCGGCCGCGCCGCCAAGGGCCTCGGCCGGGCCGGGCCGGATGCGCCGGGCGGCGTAGCTGTCGCAGGCCAGGAAGCGCTCTGCGGCCATCCCCGCGCGGGCCGGGTCGGCCCGGCCCAGCTCAATCCGCCACAGGGAAGCGGCCAGTTGTTCGCCCAGGTCGCCGTGGATGGCTGAATCCCAGGTCACAGCCGTGATTATGGGCAGGTCGCGGGGCATGGCCGCGTTGAGCGAGCTTGCCGCCCAGTCGGGCGGCCGGTGCTCCGTCAAGCGGATCAGCAGGTACTCGGCCTCGCTGGCGGCGCCGGTCGGAGCGGCCCCCAAGTAAGAGATCCTGGGGTGCGGCGTGAACCCGGCGGAAAAGGCGATCGGCAGCCCGGCGCGGCGGACGGCCCGCTCGAAGACCCGCTGAATCACGCGGTGCGAGGCGAACCGCAGCGGTCCGCGCTTGGCGTAACGCAAGGCGAGCGTTTGGACGGCGGGCGGGGGAGCCGGGGTGGACGGCATCGGACGCCGGCGTGGCGCGGGCGGCCCCTGGCGCTGCGCGCTCACAGCCACTCCGCCAACTGGATTTCCGCGCCGAGCGTGGTGCAGACGCCGCAGTCGTAGCAACTCGACCACCGGCAGTCCTCCACGCCTTCGCCGCCGATCGCGGCCACCCAGTCATCCCACAGCCAGTCGCGGTCCAGTCCCGCGTCCAGGTGGTCCCAGGGGAGGATCTCCTCGTAGTCGCGCTGGCGGGTGGTGTACCAGTCGAGCGAGAGCCCCCGCGGCTCCAGTTCGGCTCTGGCGGCGGCCTCCCACAGGTCCAGGTCCAGGTGCTCCCGCCAGCCGTCAAACCGGGCGCCGGCGCGCCAGGCGCGCTCTATGACCGCCCCGACCCGGCGGTCGCCTCGTGACAGCAGCCCCTCCAACATGGCCGGCCGGCCGGGCGCCGAGCGAATCGCGATGGAGCGGCCCAGACGCCCTTGCGCGGCCACGGCCTGCCTCAGGGCGGCCAAGCGCGCGTCCACCACCGCGGGCGGGCACTGCCCGGCCCATTGGAACGGCGTGTGCGGCTTGGGCACAAACGGACCGATCGAGATGGTGCAGGAGATGTCCTTGCTGCCGGTGGCGCGCCGCCCCGTCTCGATCACCCGCCGGGCCAATTCGGCGATCTGAGTGACGTCCGCCTCTTCCTCCGTCGGCAACCCGCACATGAAATAGAGCTTGACGGATCGCCAGCCTTGGCCAAACGCGGTGGTCACAGTGTCGATCAGGTCGGCTTCGGTGACTTGCTTGTTGATGACGCGGCGAATCCGTTCGCTGCCCCCTTCGGGGGCGAAGGTCAGCCCTGGCCGGCGCCCGCCCCGGACCAGCTCGCGGGCCAGTTCAATGTTGAAGGCGTCCACCCTGGTGGACGGCAGCGACAGGCCCGTCTGCGAGCCCTGGTACTCGTCGGCCATCGTCTTGGCCATTGCCGCGATCTGGGAATGGTCGGCCGAGGACAGCGACAGCAGCCCCACCTCGTCGAAGCCGGTGGCGTCCAGCGCCCGCCGCGCCATTTGGCGGACCACTTCGGCGCTGCGCTCGCGCACCGGGCGGGTGATCATGCCCGCCTGGCAGAAGCGGCAGCCGCGCAGACAGCCGCGAAAGATCTCCACGGAGGCGCGCTCGTGGACCGTTTCGGCGAACGGCACCAAAGGTGCCTTGGGGTATTGCCATTCGTCCAGGTCGAGGACGGTCTTCTTGGCCGGCCGGGCGGGAACGGCGGGATTCCTCGGGGCGACTTGCGCGATCTGCCCGGTGGCCGGGTCATAGTTGACCCGGTACAGGGCTGGCACGTAGACCAAGTCCAGTTCGGCCAGGCGCCGCAGCAGGCCGTCGCGTCCGCCGGGGCGTCCCTCGCCTTTCCAGGCGCCGATCACGTCCGTGATGGCGCCCACCACCTCCTCGCCGTCCCCGAGCACCGCGCCGTCAATGAAGTCGGCCAGCGGCTCGGGATTGAAGGCGCAGTGGCCGCCCGCAATGACGATCGGGTCGGTTTCGGAGCGGTTGGCGGCGTGGATTTCCAACCCGGCCAGGCTCAGGCAGGTCAGCAGGTTGGTGTAGCCGAGCTCGGTCGAAAGCGACACGCCGACAACGTCGAATTCGCGGACGGGGAGGTGCGAGTCCACGGTGAACCAGGGGACGCCCGCTCCCGCCATGGCGCGCTCCATGTCCGGCCATGGCGTGTAGGCCCGTTCGGCCAGGGCGTCGGGGCGCTCGTTGAGGATCTCGTAGAGCATTTGGACGCCCTGGTTGGGGACTGCGACCGTGTAGGCGTCGGGGAAGGCGAGCACCCACCGGACGGTTTGTTGGGCGTCCAAGTTCCACGGCTTGACCTGCGAGTTCACCTCGCCGCCCAAGTATTGGACGGGTCCTTGGACGTGGCTGAGCAGGGCCTCGATTCGAGGCCACAGCGACTCCGGGCGCGGGTCCTGCGGACGGGTCATGCGACTCCTTCCGGCGTTGGTTTTATTGCCCCCTCAACGATAAGTAGTCCTACCGAGACGGTCCTCAAAAGAGCTCCAATCGTGAAGAAGTTGGCAGAAACTGTGAAGACTTCAGGACCTAGGTCCTACGAACACGGGCCGACTCAACATAGCGTGAAGTGAGGCCCCGGGCGCGTTCGCCCCTGCCTCAATAACAACTACAAACCTGTCCCTTTCGTTCCCTAACCTCACTGCGGAGGTGCACATGCAAGACGCGCTTGATCTGGCTAGATGGCAGTTCGGCATCACCACGGTGTACCACTTCATCTTCGTGCCGCTGACCATTGGCCTGACGCCGCTGGTCGCGCTGCTCCAGACATTCTGGTTCAAGACCGGCCGAGACGAGTGGTACCGCCTCACAAGATTTTTCGGCAAGCTCCTACTGATCAACTTCGCGCTGGGCATTGTCACCGGTA
It encodes:
- a CDS encoding Rne/Rng family ribonuclease, yielding MSEEQPQLPIELPEMPKRAPRRATRAQAAPDFKALDQLVDLSAAESKHSERLAEDGGKAAKASGSARSRRAKAAAGRGTPEAAAPGADSAGASGPAPDLAAAVAAALTADQPKGRPSRSRRAGAPAGQPAAGQFAVGQFALDKASAPDTAPAMSQTPAADQAPARDSAPEPDQARAADQAPSRAARSRRAKAAAQPAGGEALEPGADRGLAAAVAAALTPGQPEKPASRSRRAKAPAGQPAPAAEAGPDAHPAAAEPAVQPSRSRRAKAPAGTPEPNQASAATAAATPVVAKAGSSRSRRAKAGTAADSPPPADQADPQTAAGEPPAPVGGRPPMAALLFQAPVLSPSPTRRRAAEPDEDLAADELADAGAAAPPSAGKAGETAGRARSTGRGGRGRGAAKAGSGLGEAETGDERTASGTGGKSARGPKAEPAGGAEGAGQGEPAEAAEEGEESGSRRRRRRTRTGRKGEAGGESAGEGVTALAGSTRLEAKRQRRKEGRETGRRRIQITEAEFLARRESVERRMVVRERDGRTQIAVLEDGVLVEHYVARRTQHSMVGNVYLGRVQNVLPSMEAAFVDIGRGRNAVLYAGEVNWDAAGLEGQPRRIEQALSSGDAVMVQVTKDPIGHKGSRLTSQITLAGRYLVFVPDGSMTGISRKLPEAERQRLKKLLKEIVPDGSGVIVRTAAEGASDAELRADVERLAAAWAKIQQKAATAQAPALLKGEPDLAIRVVRDIFNADFTSLTVSGPQAWDDISGYLQEVAPELCDRVERWTSDQDVFAADRIDEQLAKGMDRKVWLPSGGSLVIDRTEAMSVIDVNTGKFTGAGGTLEETVTRNNLEAAEEIVRQLRLRDIGGIIVIDFIDMVLESNRDLVLRRLVEALARDRTRHQVAEVTSLGLVQMTRKRVGQGLVEAFSETCEACGGRGFIVHADPVERSHGGSGSGSGGSGGSSADGGDGGSKRKKRGGKKHRKKGADAAGSDRSDARGNGGGPSGDGNGALVLAQTPPEAKATLASIAAAAAASRETAATKAQAKTPDADADPTAA
- a CDS encoding TIGR03936 family radical SAM-associated protein; translated protein: MPSTPAPPPAVQTLALRYAKRGPLRFASHRVIQRVFERAVRRAGLPIAFSAGFTPHPRISYLGAAPTGAASEAEYLLIRLTEHRPPDWAASSLNAAMPRDLPIITAVTWDSAIHGDLGEQLAASLWRIELGRADPARAGMAAERFLACDSYAARRIRPGPAEALGGAAGPGSKPARPRPGRGDAKPNREVEVRGNTLALQADAVAATGFEPSCAILDVVLRHATPAVRPDDVIAALVAHGLEIGSPPRATRLAQGEYSVEAGAVTDPFSRMRT
- a CDS encoding TIGR03960 family B12-binding radical SAM protein codes for the protein MTRPQDPRPESLWPRIEALLSHVQGPVQYLGGEVNSQVKPWNLDAQQTVRWVLAFPDAYTVAVPNQGVQMLYEILNERPDALAERAYTPWPDMERAMAGAGVPWFTVDSHLPVREFDVVGVSLSTELGYTNLLTCLSLAGLEIHAANRSETDPIVIAGGHCAFNPEPLADFIDGAVLGDGEEVVGAITDVIGAWKGEGRPGGRDGLLRRLAELDLVYVPALYRVNYDPATGQIAQVAPRNPAVPARPAKKTVLDLDEWQYPKAPLVPFAETVHERASVEIFRGCLRGCRFCQAGMITRPVRERSAEVVRQMARRALDATGFDEVGLLSLSSADHSQIAAMAKTMADEYQGSQTGLSLPSTRVDAFNIELARELVRGGRRPGLTFAPEGGSERIRRVINKQVTEADLIDTVTTAFGQGWRSVKLYFMCGLPTEEEADVTQIAELARRVIETGRRATGSKDISCTISIGPFVPKPHTPFQWAGQCPPAVVDARLAALRQAVAAQGRLGRSIAIRSAPGRPAMLEGLLSRGDRRVGAVIERAWRAGARFDGWREHLDLDLWEAAARAELEPRGLSLDWYTTRQRDYEEILPWDHLDAGLDRDWLWDDWVAAIGGEGVEDCRWSSCYDCGVCTTLGAEIQLAEWL